AATTACCTGCACAGGCTTTTTGGTGTTTTTTCTATTagagtctcaatttttttcttatcagttgTTGAATTGTATGATTTCTGTCTTCCTCAGCCCAGCTAGTGGCCAATATGCTTGGCTTTGGCTGGAATTAGTCAGATAAGCTATCCCTGGAGCCTGAGACAAGTTGTTACTTGTCTGAAGGCCACAGAGAATGGTAGAAAACAGTGTTTCAGAGGCTAGGTCTTCGAGAAAATCTGGAATCAAGAGGAGGCCTGACTGCATGTTTATCTGACTCTTCAGTTAAACAGGGCTCCGAAGAAAGAGGGCATCCACGTAGGAGGCAGAGGACCAAGGCAGATGATGAGAGGCAGAGAAATCCTCAAAGCTGGGAGAAAGAAGCTGTAACCCTTTttctaattcttcttcttctttttttctttgtggtagaAACATCGCAGTTTCTTGTATGGAGGAAAAGGGATTTACTAGGGCATTGTCTCAGGCACACACTGATTTGTgtgaattcattttttcttttttttttgagacagtctcactctgttgcctgggctagagtgcactggtgtcatccatcatagctcactgtaatgtcaaactcttggactcaagtgattctcctgcctcagcctcccaagtagctggtactacaggtgtgcactgtcacacctgattaatttttttttgtagagacagggtctcactatgttgttcaggcttgATTTGTATGAATTCTTGACACAGTAAAGATATTAACCTTTTGCTTATCATATGGGGCATTTCTTCTCCCACAGttgcttttcatttaatttatgatGGCTTTTGATTTATGCAAATTAAAGCAATTATGTTGTCTACTAGTTAAATTTTGCTTTAtgattcattgtttttatgcttaGAAAGTCTTTCCCATGCAGAGACCACTTAGCTATTCACATTTTCTGTGAAAGTGCTATTTTATAATGTCAGCAACCTAAGAGGTCAAGAAAGTAAGTAAAAGAGAGTTGAGTagtgtgaattcttttttttttttttttgtagagacagagtctcagtgtatggccctcggtagagtgccgtggcctcacacagctcacagcaacctccaactcctgggcttaagcgattctcttgcctcagcctcccgagtagctgggactacaggcgcccgccacaacgcccggctatttcttttttttttttttttggtggttgcagttcagccggggccgggtttgaaccagcaaccctcggtatatggggccggcgccttaccgactgagccacaggcgctgcccgagtagtgtgaattctttttttttttttttttttgactttttctgtCCTCTACTTTAGTTTGCATGCCCACTTACAACCAGCATTTCTCTGTAAATTTTCCACTCAGTccataaaaaaatcaatgctcTGTAAGTTTTCTAAAAGGTTCTGCAGTTTTGTGGAGTCTCTGAATGATTACAGCATTCTGTAAATCTGCTTCTTCCAGTGTGAGTGTTTCATCTAGCAgtctgaggaaaggaagagctgtTGCCAAGGAAAAGGGAGGGCTTCTTTGATATCCTTGGTATTGTTCAATGAAGTCTTTGATGTGGCTTACCCTATgagaaatgttaaatttctggacAATCCTTTTCCCATTGGCTAACCAGATCTGTATATTAGTTATAGGTTCCAAGTTGTTCAGTGGAATAGCAgacaaattacttttattttcaactttaatactcttttctttagaaataatttttggtGTAGCACTTCCTAGTCTATGACCCTGTCCTGAAAAGGGCTGAAACACAGGTTTCGTAGACAcacatacttcattttttttatcttcaacTTTAGCATCCACCTCCTCTTTATCAAAAATTCCCTGTAATTCTGAAGGTAATTCCCCCTTTTTGATAGCATTCAGAAACTGCTGACTTGCACCATCAGAATAACTTCTGAAATCATCATTGACCGTGAATCcatttttccataattttataCTTAGATCTACCTGTTTCTTCTGTCCTGTCGGGGACAAGCATTTGCTACCAACTTTCTGAGCTTCCTCAAAAAGGCTATCAACAAAATATTCACAATTTGTTTGTTGATTATCACTAAGAGGTTGACTGTCAGATCCTGTTTCACAATCCCATTCTTCTTTTATACTTTCAAGATTATCTACTTCTTTCATTCTCCTTTGCCTTACTCTGGACACGGCCTGGCGGCCTCAGCCTCAATTCGTTCAGGGGCCGTGGACGATCCCGCGGCCGCTTGACTAGAGCCCCTCAGACTCTAAGATCCGCCACCCGAGTAGTGtgaattctaataaaaaaaaaaactgaaaagatgaCTATAGAAGAGTGATACTCATGTCCTCTTAGTATCTCCTTGAAGACAGAAGAAGAGACTGTGGTAAGAGATTGAGGAAGGCTGTTTCTGACAGTTGTCTGTTATACATTGTGAACTTGTAGAATCTTATTCTAACAGACTGATGGAAGTGTCCTTCTGAAAGAGAAGATGTGATCTGGAGACATAATTTCTACTTGGAGCCATCCTATGATACTGTGTATTATTTCAAGCACCCATAGTTGTTAGATACTGAGAAATAACTTccttgattttaaaaagataattaaaaaatgggACATACAATGTAAAATGAATTGCTGACTTCTTAGCATTGATAAATTGGTATGTCTTAAGATGTGTTTTAGAAAGAATTTCCCTTCCTGCACATCTCCAGTGTATATTATTGAGGCTAATTGTGTTTTGTTTGGATTTGTCTTAAGGCTCTAGAATGTGAAGAATGGATGCTGTATTGTTAAACTGTATTAATATATCTTTTCTCAGTTTATTAGCTAAAATAAATTGCAGAGTGCATAAGAAACTAACCACCTCACAAATCTCTGCAGTTTTATTGACCTgaagttgttttatttaagaaaagttTATAAGGTGAGGGGCAtggtaattttaataattttaattttaataattatgatgtgctttttaCATATAATAGactaattatcttttttaataacCACTGACTTATCAGTTTGAATATCAACGAGGATATTGTATTATATTAggaataaagtaagaaaaaattttctattCATAAAGAGAATTGATTTAGGAATACTGTTACTGATTGCCTTATTTTTTTATCAAGTTATTTAGTAAACAATAATAAGTATTATAAAgattcattcaatgaatatttattgggtGCTTCTAATATGCCAGGCACAGTTCTAGAATGTTGCATGAGTAAACGTTGGCTTGTGATTCAGTATTCTTAACACGAGCTGATGGTTATTTAGAAAAACTGGTCATTTGGACTCACACATATTAATTCAGGGACTTATAAAAAAGCCTTATATGAAATGTTCACCCAGTCTCCAAGGTTGAGAGGTTGGTAATTGAAAGTTCTACTCTGTTACTTTGTCGTTATCACGGTGGAATGCTCGTCTGCAGTGACAGAGCTCACTGGGAGAGAATCCATTTACCATTTACCAAAGGCAGCACATCTGAGGTTCAGGTTCTTATTCTTGAATTCTTTCAAGTTTGTTTGCTGTTAGCAAATCTAACATAGAGGCTCTTATATCTGCTCTAGGGAGCTCAGCTTCCAAACAGCTGAGATATTGGgaagaaagcaaatatttatcCTTGGATATTTTTCATGGAAATCCAATTAATTTTCCTCTTAGTCTTTCTTATTTTGGTGTTCAGTTTATGGCAataattcaatatttttcatattggTTATTATGAAAGTAAACACCAGTGtccagcagtgattttcaaattaaCTTCTTTATTGCTTTTCTGTCATATCTCTTTGATGGTGTATACATTATAATGTGTACACTTGGCTTCTTTTTGTAGTTGTACTTCACTGTTTTTATTGGGCTATAATTTATACATCATACAATTTACCATTTGAAAGTGTACAATAATTGTGCAAATATCACCACTatttaattccagaacattttcatcacaccaaaAAAGGAACCACATTCGTCTATTAGCAGTCACTCCTTGTTCTCCATGTCCCCTCTTACCTGCCACCCCAGTCCCTGGCAAACATAAATTGACTTTCTCTCTCTATAGCTTTGCCTATTaaggaaatttcatataaatggaatctatACTATGTGGCCTTTTGCATCTGGTTTCTTTAATTTAGCATGATATTTTCAaagttgatttcttcttttttttttttttttgcagtttttggctggggctgggtttgaacctgccacctcctgcatatggggccagcgccctatccctttgagccacaggtgctgcccccttaaAAGTTGATTTCTGTCACCGTATCagtaatttattcctttttcctgACCAAATAAAATTCCATTGTATGGTACATTTTGCTAATCCATTTATTGGTCGATGGacatttggtttatttcctttttgggaTATTATTGATAATGTTTCTATAAGTATTTATGTGCaaatttttgtgtgaacatgtatTTCTAGTTCTCATGGATTCTATAGGAGCAGAATTGGTGTGCATATAAATGGCAATTCTGCTTAACATTCTGAAGAAttgctaaactgttttccaaagtggctataccattttatattcccaacagcagtgtatgAGGCTGCTCAtatctccacatcctcaccaaaacTTGTCattgtctttttgattatagccatcttagtgtgtatgtataatatttatcatggtttgatttgtattttctcaATAACTAATGATATAGATatcttttcatgtattaattGGCCACTTGTGAATATTCTATGGAGACATACCTATTCAGATCCttagtctatttttatttgagttttctCAGTTGTAAGAGTTATTTATGAATTCTAGATACTAGACCCTTCTCAGATActtggtttgaaaatattttcttccattgtgtGCTTTAAAAAAACTTCCTTGGTAGTATCTTTTGAacaacaaaagtttttaattttatgaagtctCAT
This is a stretch of genomic DNA from Nycticebus coucang isolate mNycCou1 chromosome 14, mNycCou1.pri, whole genome shotgun sequence. It encodes these proteins:
- the LOC128565531 gene encoding UBX domain-containing protein 2A-like gives rise to the protein MKEVDNLESIKEEWDCETGSDSQPLSDNQQTNCEYFVDSLFEEAQKVGSKCLSPTGQKKQVDLSIKLWKNGFTVNDDFRSYSDGASQQFLNAIKKGELPSELQGIFDKEEVDAKVEDKKNEVCVSTKPVFQPFSGQGHRLGSATPKIISKEKSIKVENKSNLSAIPLNNLEPITNIQIWLANGKRIVQKFNISHRVSHIKDFIEQYQGYQRSPPFSLATALPFLRLLDETLTLEEADLQNAVIIQRLHKTAEPFRKLTEH